acaattcctccaatcgctctgacgaagggctaaccctcaaaatgtcagcttttttaccctttacggtggccaatttacgttttcaactcaattgttaacactaaattacctgctatactctcccaccgacgcagcaccacagcttctttagaaacctaccacCTTTAGACCTAATCGCTGACGAGAGGTCATAAAAGAATGTCTGTTTTGGTTTAAGCCTTACAAAAGTTGGAACATGTGACCtgtttttctctcatttttgtttagtttgagAGCAACAGATAAAAATCAATTCAGCCGTTGGCGAAATTTATTCCCttgtttttgtcctttttttagGATTTGTATTGTATTGGCTAATATGCTGTTCTTCACGATGGGCGACTTTTTTCAGTCTGTGCGTCAAAGTTTCGGTGTTTCGTGACGAGTCAGTTAGAGTTGAGAAATGTCAAGCCGATTGTTGACAGTGGTCTCTCGAGTTCTCTTTTACATATCTAGATAATTTCATCTGTTTTGCAAATGTGATAAATTAGGTTTTGCTATTGTGATTGCCAATCGAAATGCGCTCCAAGACAGATAtcccttttcttttcagtactACCAGGGCCTTGATCTTCCCGAAGATGAGCTGAAAAAACGTTTGAAGCACTGTTCTCGTCACCGAGCGAAGTTTTCACCACCCCCGTCCACTCCGCCAGGCTTTTGGAATTTAAGCTTTCCGGATACCCAAGAGTATATGGCTAAGGGCTATTTGAAGACCGAGTCGGAAGCACCGGCTCCGAAGAGACTTCGGAAAACACGACGGAATAGGATCGCAAAGTGAAGTGTCTTTTCGAAGATTAACGATGAATTGCGAAGTTGACATGAAGATGTCACGATCGCTGATTTCTCGGGTTATCCGTGTGGTAACGAAGAAAACTGATTGGTGGAAGATGATACGAGGCATAATACAAATATAGAACTGTATTGTGAACAAGCCTCATGCATTTATACTAGAATGTACTgcttgtcaatttttttcttaagtgtGTACATGTCGAGAAATATTACGAGGAGCCAATGGCAACTCACTACAAGAAAACATGCCTGCAGCGCGGAAAAATGCGATTGAGCAAGTCGccattggtttaagttttgaatcCAATTGCTTTTtaaagtggcgcgagtttcctAGATAAATCTCCTATTCAGAGCAATCTTGGATAACTTTCAACACTTTTCTTTAGAGCGTATTTCGATCGAGCGTCATAAAACCAAAGTCAGCGTAATCACAACGACCTATCTGACGAAAAAAATGTCGCTGGGGGCAAATGGGAACCCAAATATCAGAAAATTGTCCCCTTAGTTCAACAAAGTCTGCCATGAGAAACGATAACGACTGTTTATGAAAATCCTTCCGTAAATCTAGTTGTAATTTATTGATCCACGAGTGTATTTTCAGAAATTCCAACATGCGTTCTTAAAGTATCCTGATTTGaactaaattattttgaatcaaatacTTCCCAATCACCTTTCTCGTTCCACTCCCTGTCTTGCAAGAGACGACGGAGAAAATTCCTTGGGGACCTGAATCCAAATAGATTTGCATTTTCAGCGCCATTTTTGAAGCGAACAGGATCAACACGAATAGCTCACTTGCCCTTGCAGTTCATTCCTGCATTTAGCAGAAGGGCGATTTAAAGAATTGTCCTTCCTTGCCCATATGACAGTGATTGcgtgattgcgtttgtccttgagaaccatattgaatacgcgacaaatacgagcaagaaatatttttacacATTCAAAATAAATCGATTAACATTTACCTATggcgaaagaaaaaaggaatggcCTAACGTTTATGGAATGTGCGGCTAACATCCGCCAATTTCCGCTGCTTTAACCgaaaatgaaattcattgaaaatgaagctaccacaatgcaatgcaatcggagtgcgcacatCTTTTTTAAGAGCGATTTTGCCGCAATTCAGCATTGAGTTCCTGCTTTCTTGGAAAGGCCTTTGAATAGTTCAAGGCATTGTTTGTACATGCTAGTGTTTTCCAGTGTTGGATAGCGGCTTTGTACATGTCTAAGGTGAGTGAATGAGGCGAAGATCGACTTTGCAGTCTTGGGAACGTGCAGACCGACTGCACTTCAACAGGAAGTCTCCTTAGTCTTTTCGCTTATGATTGCATTTCTCGTTTTGGTCACGAAACATCTTGCTTGGGAATTCGAAAGTTCAGAGAGCTCATCTCTCGTAATCTTTCAAAGAACGTCtaatcaaacatttcaaagttcTGGATAAGGGCTTTGATCAACTTTTATAGGTATTTGTTTTCGATCACAGCTGTACCTAGTCATTAACATAAATAAACATCTACGTACTAGTCGCCGGTTCGATGCGGTTGTAGTATTTTGGAATGTTTCTCAAGCTTTTCGCGGTATTCATGACCAGGAGATAGTTTACTTTGCGAAAGGAAGCAAGATTGCTGGGAACATATTCCAACGTAATCAACGAGAAAAGTTCATTTGCAGCCATTTATAGTAACATAAACAACGGAACTATTTTCTTGTCCATACATGTATCATGTATGAGCATCGTGTCTTGGCGCAACATAGAGCCATGGTGTTGTAATTAATTATGAGCAATCATAGCATGATTGTTTAACCTCTTACACCCTAACgtcagtctgcatattctccattctgttcttcatacatttcttgAGGTCgtgacgaggagaatttgtcgaacaatcaagagtttctttagttggcgatcatttcctccattctcATGAACTTACTGTTTTATTtgggggtgatactgtaaggagaatctagatgctagtcactcttagaggttacaACATGATTCtgcctttcttcttttaatacCATGAAAGGTTTTAGGAATAAACTTTTTGATTCAAACAACAGGTGCTGGAAGAGCAATTTTATAGATAAAATTTAGAAGCTCTCGTACAATGTGAAGAGGGGCATATCATTCCTATGAGTTTTAAAGGATATTTATGAAAGTATCAATGGACTTAACATATGACTCGCTGCTTTGGAAGTTATTTTCCATTGTCCTTCTACTTTCAAACTATGGTCAGTCCAATAAGGAGTCTTAAAGCAATATAAGGGGATTTTGGTCTTTTTGTGTAGGAGGAGAGAGTAATATCTTGGATATGAAACTATATCAACAGAAACAGAAGTTTTCTGGTATGATTTGAGTTTTTGATGAGTTATGTGCTTTTGGTTCATTTTTGAGTTGTCTGATTGTCAAGCTGTTAATAAGTGTTTCAAGAAGAAAGGGTGTATTATGGTGCAAAATTCTTTCATGCAAGGCTGACTGAAATATTTCTAAACAGGAAACTCTTTCTTCTTTGTAATGTTTAATTTACAGTCTTTCGTTTTATTCCTAAGACATAGACTAGTATAGTTATTTTGAGATGTCTTGATATTGGTGTTGtgttggtaaaaataattttgtagccTCCTTTTGTGTGATGTATGATGTTTGTAACAAGTTTGTGTcttattgtttattatttcattgcAGGATACTCATGGTATTAAGCATCAATAAATTTCCGTAAAACTGCTGTGTGTGCATTAGTGGTATCAATTATGCCGATTCAAAAACCTCAAGGGACAGAATTTCTTCAGTGTCCAATATGTTACAAGGAATTTGACAATCATGATCGGCAGCCAATCAGCTTGGGATGTGGACACACATTTTGTGTTTCCTGCTTGTCAAAACTGTCTAAAACACAGTGCCCTACTGATCAGGCTTCTGTAGAGACAGATATATCCAAACTTCCATACAACTATGCTTTGCTTCAATTAGTTGGAGAAGAAATGCCAGACAATAGGCTTCCCCCAATTGACAGTCTTAGAGAATATGCCACttattatttaaattcaaaaagCTGTATTGAAAAGCTTGCCCTGTTCTTGAAACCTGTCAGTGGCTCTGGTAATGGTACAGTGAATGGAAAAGTCAATGGCAGCACCCGTAATGGTTCTGTCAACAGCAATGGGAATAACGTCCTTACGAGACCCATGCAGAGGAAGCTTGTGACATTAGTTAACTGTCAATTGGCTGAGGGTGAAGGAAGATCTAGAGCCATGCGTGCAGCCAGAAGTTTGGGAGAAAGGACAGTTACAGAGCTCATTTTATTGCATCAACAAGTCTCAGCTAATATATGGGCTGCTGTACGGAATCGTGGTTGTCAGTTTTTAGGACCAGCTATTCAGGAAGAAGCTTTGAAACTGATTTTGTTGGCTCTTGAGGGTGGTGAGGCTTTGTCTAGAAAGGTTTTGGTTCTTTTTGTGGTCCAGAAGCTGGAATCTGTGTTTCCACAGGCTTCCAAAACAAGTATTGGCCATGTAGTGCAGTTGCTTTACAGAGCATCCTGTTTTAAGGTGAGTTTATGCTTTATGCTCCATTAAGGTGGATTTCAGTGGATGTCTGTTAAATTGTCACTAAAAAGTGCACTGAGATTTTTGTTATGTAGGAAATTGAGTATGCTTGTAATATATATTAAATGTAATTAAGAGGTCTCTGTGTATTTAAAAGTGTTGAACTGCAAATATTGactcaattttttcattcaggTCGAGGAAAAGAACAATGAGCCATCTCTAATGCAGCTCAAAGAACAGGTActgtttctttgaaaaatttaataagtGTTTTCAGATGTAACTACCATTAAATTCACATGTTAGTTATTTCTTTCCATTGAATAAACAGTGGTTAATAATTGTGTTGGTTGTGCTTTTTAGACTTAAAAACATtatatcattcttttttttttttcttttttttttttgctatcaGTACCGTACTTATGATGCACTGCGGAAAGTACATGATGCACAGATAGTGCAAATTGCAACAGAGGCAGGGCTGCGCATTCTCCCAGACAAGTGGTCCTCACTGCTCTACGGTGACATGGATCACAAGTCTCACATGCAATCTATCATTGACAAGGTGTGTTGTTAGTTATGGCTTCAGCTTTAATGAAGTAAAACTGTACATTTAATACAATGGATCTAAgctagtttgaaatttttgatatcACTATTCAAGATTTAAAGCAGCAGGGctattattgtatttttatcatGGGAAGACCTGTGAATTTTTTAATGGAGTGTTATGGTTTGCATCACAAGTTTATCCCAAAAAATGGTAGCATTACAGTTAAAactaatttcttttattttgttttcagctCCAAACCCCTGCCTCATTCTCCCAGAGCATCCAAGAGCTGATCATTGCCCTACAGAGATCTGGTGATCCTGGGAATCTCTGTCAAATGAGAGATCAGTTTGAATTACTGTCCCACATTGATGCATCTCCAGGTTTGTGTGGCAGTCTTTTTTGCAAGAATGGCAATTTGTTGCATACAGAAGCACATGAATTTTCATTGACTGGAGCTTGAATAAGTTCTTGACATAAGTGGCCTGGTTTGGCCGAGTTATTCACTACAGCTTTGGGATCATATACATGTAGACACCCCAGTTGCACAGTCAATTACAAATACATGTACTTCAAGGCCAGAAACAATTGCATTACCAGTTGAGATAACATgtgtctttgattttttttcctgcagagGCATCATGTCCAGCTTGGGATGAGCTAGAACAAGCCATGGTTTCT
The sequence above is a segment of the Pocillopora verrucosa isolate sample1 chromosome 5, ASM3666991v2, whole genome shotgun sequence genome. Coding sequences within it:
- the LOC131781574 gene encoding roquin-1, with protein sequence MPIQKPQGTEFLQCPICYKEFDNHDRQPISLGCGHTFCVSCLSKLSKTQCPTDQASVETDISKLPYNYALLQLVGEEMPDNRLPPIDSLREYATYYLNSKSCIEKLALFLKPVSGSGNGTVNGKVNGSTRNGSVNSNGNNVLTRPMQRKLVTLVNCQLAEGEGRSRAMRAARSLGERTVTELILLHQQVSANIWAAVRNRGCQFLGPAIQEEALKLILLALEGGEALSRKVLVLFVVQKLESVFPQASKTSIGHVVQLLYRASCFKVEEKNNEPSLMQLKEQYRTYDALRKVHDAQIVQIATEAGLRILPDKWSSLLYGDMDHKSHMQSIIDKLQTPASFSQSIQELIIALQRSGDPGNLCQMRDQFELLSHIDASPEASCPAWDELEQAMVSVHSVVHRFVDFSKSHGRGMKGSGDPPQSHNNKFKTSMCRDHTWGGCPRGPRCTFAHSKEELEKFGKRRAQRPRPSPIGRGPAPSVAPDQFSPLENGCDGSPTATQAPTNCVNGSARSSPL